One Candidatus Acidiferrales bacterium DNA window includes the following coding sequences:
- a CDS encoding type II secretion system F family protein: MPVYTYRGTNRAGTKVSGERVADNKSALAAILRRETITPSRISEKGKEFSLPTIGAGVSTKELAIFTRQFSVMIDAGLPLVQCLEILASQQENKTFQRILASVRSSVEGGSTLSAAMRQHTKVFDDLFVNMVEAGEAGGILDTILQRLSTYIEKNVKLKRAVKSALIYPFAVISIAGGVITLLLWKVVPIFAKLFVGLGVSLPLPTRVVIGLSNFVSRYAVLAIIGLFLLAIVVRQYYKTPNGRFAIDSLLLRLPLIGTILRKIAVARFSRTLGTLIASGVPILEGLEITARTSGNAVIERAILQTRKAVEAGRTLVDPMRDSDIFPSMVTQMIGVGEQTGAMDAMLSKIADFFEEEVDAAVKDLLTALEPIMIVILGVIVGGIVISMYLPLFSLISKLSG, translated from the coding sequence ATGCCAGTCTATACGTATCGGGGAACCAATCGAGCCGGCACGAAGGTGAGCGGCGAGCGAGTGGCCGACAATAAATCGGCACTTGCCGCTATCTTGCGTCGGGAAACGATTACCCCTTCCCGCATTTCGGAAAAGGGAAAGGAGTTTTCGCTGCCTACCATCGGCGCGGGCGTCAGCACCAAAGAGCTGGCGATCTTCACACGCCAGTTTTCGGTGATGATCGACGCTGGCTTGCCGCTGGTGCAATGCCTGGAGATTCTGGCGTCGCAGCAGGAGAACAAAACGTTCCAGCGGATCCTGGCGTCGGTGCGGAGCAGCGTCGAAGGCGGTTCCACGCTTTCGGCTGCCATGCGCCAGCACACGAAAGTGTTTGACGATTTGTTCGTCAACATGGTGGAGGCGGGCGAGGCCGGCGGTATCTTGGACACGATTCTCCAGCGGCTTTCGACTTACATTGAAAAGAACGTGAAACTGAAGCGGGCGGTGAAGTCGGCGCTGATCTATCCGTTTGCCGTGATCAGCATTGCCGGCGGCGTCATCACGTTGCTGCTTTGGAAGGTGGTGCCGATTTTCGCCAAACTCTTCGTGGGTCTGGGCGTGAGCCTGCCGCTTCCCACGCGGGTGGTGATCGGCCTGAGCAATTTTGTCAGCCGCTACGCCGTGCTTGCGATAATCGGCCTGTTCCTGCTGGCCATCGTCGTCCGCCAGTACTACAAGACGCCGAACGGGCGCTTCGCGATTGACTCGCTGCTGCTGCGGCTGCCGCTCATCGGAACGATTCTGCGCAAGATTGCCGTAGCCCGATTCAGCCGCACCCTCGGCACCTTGATCGCCTCCGGCGTGCCGATCCTGGAAGGGCTTGAGATCACCGCGCGCACTTCCGGCAACGCCGTCATTGAACGGGCGATTCTCCAGACGCGCAAGGCGGTCGAAGCCGGCCGCACGCTGGTCGATCCGATGCGCGACTCGGATATCTTCCCTTCGATGGTAACCCAGATGATCGGGGTCGGCGAACAGACCGGCGCCATGGACGCCATGCTCTCCAAGATCGCCGATTTCTTTGAGGAAGAAGTGGACGCGGCTGTGAAAGACCTGCTGACCGCGCTCGAACCGATCATGATCGTTATTCTGGGTGTGATCGTGGGAGGGATCGTGATCTCGATGTATCTGCCGTTGTTCTCGTTGATCTCGAAGCTGTCCGGCTAA
- a CDS encoding type IV pilus twitching motility protein PilT, whose amino-acid sequence MVSLAELLKIMVEMGGTDLHITTNSPPRVRVHGKLRPLDMPPLTAAETKQLAYSVMTDAQKHRFEEQLELDFSFGIKNLARFRANVFNQRGAAGAAFRAIPWEIWSFEKLGLPAVVKTLCEKPRGLVLVTGPTGSGKSTTLAAMLDKINIEREDHMITIEDPIEFLHSHKKCLVNQREVHSDTASFANALRAALREDPDVVLIGEMRDLETIESALRIAETGHLTLATLHTNSAISSINRIVDVFPSHQQPQVRAQLSMTLEGILSQALLPRGDGRGRALAMEVLIPNAAIRNLIREDKIHQIYSAMQSGQERFGMQTFNQSLADLYFKKLITLEMALSRSSSPEELQDMINRGVGLAPTAGMRRPVGTHKR is encoded by the coding sequence ATGGTTTCCCTCGCTGAGCTGCTGAAGATCATGGTTGAAATGGGCGGCACCGACCTGCACATTACCACCAACTCCCCGCCACGGGTGCGCGTGCACGGCAAACTCCGCCCGCTGGATATGCCCCCGCTGACGGCGGCTGAAACCAAGCAACTCGCCTACAGCGTCATGACCGACGCTCAGAAACATCGCTTTGAGGAGCAGCTCGAGCTGGACTTCTCCTTCGGCATCAAAAATCTGGCTCGCTTCCGCGCCAATGTCTTCAACCAGCGAGGCGCCGCCGGGGCCGCTTTTCGCGCGATCCCGTGGGAAATCTGGAGCTTTGAAAAGCTTGGCCTGCCGGCCGTCGTCAAAACCCTCTGCGAAAAGCCACGCGGATTGGTCCTGGTCACCGGCCCCACCGGTTCGGGCAAATCCACCACCCTGGCAGCCATGCTCGACAAGATCAACATCGAGCGCGAAGACCACATGATCACGATTGAAGACCCGATCGAGTTCCTGCACTCGCACAAGAAATGCCTGGTGAATCAGCGCGAGGTGCACTCGGACACCGCCTCCTTCGCCAATGCCTTGCGAGCCGCCTTGCGCGAGGACCCCGACGTCGTCCTGATCGGCGAAATGCGGGATCTCGAAACCATCGAATCGGCGCTGCGCATCGCCGAGACCGGCCACCTGACGCTGGCGACGCTTCACACCAACAGCGCCATCTCAAGCATCAACCGCATCGTGGACGTCTTCCCCTCGCATCAGCAGCCGCAGGTGCGCGCCCAGCTCTCCATGACGCTGGAAGGAATCCTTTCGCAGGCGCTGCTGCCGCGTGGCGACGGTCGCGGCCGGGCGCTCGCCATGGAAGTCCTGATTCCCAACGCCGCCATTCGCAACCTGATTCGCGAGGACAAGATCCACCAGATCTACTCGGCCATGCAGAGCGGCCAGGAGAGATTCGGAATGCAAACCTTCAATCAGTCACTCGCCGACCTCTATTTCAAAAAATTGATCACTCTGGAGATGGCGCTTTCCCGGTCATCCAGCCCGGAAGAGCTGCAGGACATGATCAACCGCGGGGTTGGGCTGGCCCCGACGGCGGGGATGCGCCGTCCGGTGGGGACACACAAGCGATGA